From one Culex quinquefasciatus strain JHB chromosome 3, VPISU_Cqui_1.0_pri_paternal, whole genome shotgun sequence genomic stretch:
- the LOC6046093 gene encoding uncharacterized protein LOC6046093: MTNHQIDTSPPILFVDNVLRATKLVHDIRRQRRVAQENKELLKRINRINRTQGFLGVDYKQTVKRSLNWEARQRESRRILQQNLILLERILNVIPEIRTADQEKFYQNQIKYRGICATYPTTRTNPFRHADTNYHCPCVLMKIWERDDRFIGSLKINIFEENMYNFLIKENINFVRGQIYRIYKDQFVVIRGHVSAPEANRSKHKHLIENVQRGSLVAAIINEQPAILLTLTTFKRLANCKLLGLIEFASRKTMDLINYYGTTNGRLLEPLRFRMKINHSIE, from the exons ATGACCAACCACCAAATCGATACGAGCCCGCCGATTCTGTTCGTGGACAATGTTCTTCGTGCCACAAAATTGGTCCACGACATTCGCCGGCAGCGCCGCGTTGCCCAGGAAAACAAGGAACTGCTCAAGAGGATCAATCGCATCAACCGGACTCAG GGATTTCTGGGAGTTGACTACAAACAAACAGTTAAAAGGTCACTAAATTGGGAAGCGAGACAACGTGAATCGAGAAGAATATTGCAGCAAAATCTAATTTTACTTGAAAGAATTTTGAATGTG ATTCCAGAAATAAGAACGGCTGATCAAGAAAAGttttatcaaaatcaaatcaagtaTCGAGGCATTTGTGCAACTTATCCCACGACTAGAACAAATCCTTTTCGACATGCTGACACGAACTATCATTGTCCATG CGTTCTTATGAAGATTTGGGAAAGAGATGACCGGTTTATTGGATCattgaaaatcaacattttcgaagaaaacatGTACAACTTTCTTATCAAAGAGAATATCAATTTTGTGCGGGGTCAAATTTACCGAATTTATAAAGATCAATTTGTTGTGATACGAGGACACGTCAGTGCACCGGAAGCGAATCGATCCAAGCATAAGCACCTAATCGAGAATGTTCAACGAGGGTCTTTAGTGGCGGCAATAATCAACGAACAGCCTGCAATTTTACTGACTCTGACAACATTTAAACGCTTGGCAAATTGCAAACTTCTCGGATTGATTGAGTTCGCCAGTAGAAAGACGATGGATTTGATCAACTATTACGGCACAACAAATGGCAGACTTTTGGAACCATTGCGGTTTCGGATGAAAATAAACCATTCAATTGAGTAA